A portion of the Cryptomeria japonica chromosome 5, Sugi_1.0, whole genome shotgun sequence genome contains these proteins:
- the LOC131068020 gene encoding uncharacterized protein LOC131068020 isoform X2, whose amino-acid sequence MKKGGGDKNGVLAVQTLRNSIMGSALMATTSIVLGCGLAAMISSNYTIKEPLNDTPFGSHDNIILAIKYLLILMFFVSSFICHSMSIYCKCEVGSLISTPVRRHELASLISTDYVCEMLGKGFAFNIVGNRIFYGGFPLFLWVVGPLPVFLGSALLVPVLYSTDFVSSSITGNRNRDVETRKKEESSE is encoded by the exons ATGAAAAAG GGTGGTGGTGATAAAAATGGAGTTCTAGCAGTGCAGACACTGAGAAACAGCATAATGGGATCTGCTCTGATGGCAACAACTTCAATTGTGTTGGGTTGTGGACTGGCTGCTATGATCAGCAGCAACTACACTATAAAAGAGCCTCTCAATGACACACCCTTTGGCTCTCACGACAACATCATATTGGCAATTAAGTACTTGTTAATCCTGATGTTTTTTGTCTCATCTTTTATCTGCCATTCTATGTCAATCTACTGCAAGTGTGAAGTTGGTTCTTTGATATCGACTCCAGTAAGAAGACATGAATTGGCCAGCCTGATTAGTACAGATTATGTCTGTGAGATGTTGGGAAAAGGCTTCGCTTTCAATATAGTTGGTAACAGGATTTTTTATGGTGGGTTTCCTTTGTTTCTCTGGGTTGTAGGGCCTCTACCAGTTTTCCTAGGATCAGCACTGCTAGTACCTGTTCTGTATTCTACAGATTTTGTTTCTTCTTCTATAACAGGTAATAGAAATAGAGATGTCGAaacaagaaagaaagaagaaagttCGGAATGA
- the LOC131068020 gene encoding uncharacterized protein LOC131068020 isoform X1 encodes MEYRKDFVDLVLVPLGFLLSILYHAFLWYRVKNHPLKTVIGINSMGRRLWVKGIMKGGGDKNGVLAVQTLRNSIMGSALMATTSIVLGCGLAAMISSNYTIKEPLNDTPFGSHDNIILAIKYLLILMFFVSSFICHSMSIYCKCEVGSLISTPVRRHELASLISTDYVCEMLGKGFAFNIVGNRIFYGGFPLFLWVVGPLPVFLGSALLVPVLYSTDFVSSSITGNRNRDVETRKKEESSE; translated from the exons ATGGAGTACAGGAAAGACTTTGTAGATCTTGTACTTGTGCCTTTGGGTTTTCTGCTATCCATCTTATACCATGCTTTCTTGTGGTATAGAGTTAAGAATCACCCTCTCAAGACTGTGATTGGTATCAATAGCATGGGAAGGAGGCTTTGGGTTAAAGGCATCATGAAG GGTGGTGGTGATAAAAATGGAGTTCTAGCAGTGCAGACACTGAGAAACAGCATAATGGGATCTGCTCTGATGGCAACAACTTCAATTGTGTTGGGTTGTGGACTGGCTGCTATGATCAGCAGCAACTACACTATAAAAGAGCCTCTCAATGACACACCCTTTGGCTCTCACGACAACATCATATTGGCAATTAAGTACTTGTTAATCCTGATGTTTTTTGTCTCATCTTTTATCTGCCATTCTATGTCAATCTACTGCAAGTGTGAAGTTGGTTCTTTGATATCGACTCCAGTAAGAAGACATGAATTGGCCAGCCTGATTAGTACAGATTATGTCTGTGAGATGTTGGGAAAAGGCTTCGCTTTCAATATAGTTGGTAACAGGATTTTTTATGGTGGGTTTCCTTTGTTTCTCTGGGTTGTAGGGCCTCTACCAGTTTTCCTAGGATCAGCACTGCTAGTACCTGTTCTGTATTCTACAGATTTTGTTTCTTCTTCTATAACAGGTAATAGAAATAGAGATGTCGAaacaagaaagaaagaagaaagttCGGAATGA